The Populus nigra chromosome 4, ddPopNigr1.1, whole genome shotgun sequence genome contains the following window.
tatgaattcaGGAATCAAGCTCGGAAGGAGAaggaagatgaagaaaagaGATTGGAACGAGAAAGGGAGAAGGTACAGTGCATTCATCCTGCTTGTTACCAGGATCTTGCATCGACTATATGTCCATCATGCTTGCAGTAAATATTAATTGCTTAGCTCTTCGCACCAAAGCTGTTTCTCTTCGTATTTCTTTTCCCTGTTGATCTGTGAATTCATGTGTGCTCCACATGGTGTGATTCGCtatataaattttagatttatatggGGCCTTCATTTGCGAAATCTAGCTGCTAAATGTGTTACAGGAAAGGATTCGAGCTGGTAAGGAAATCCATGAGGCAAAGCGAATTGCTGAGGATAATGAAAGAAAACGGTGTGTTCTTAACCTGTGGCTGCTTTGTGTGTTGTAGTGTATGTTAGTTTGTCCGTTCTCTGTCGTGCTACGTCTGAACCTTTGAATGCATTTGTTTTTACCAGTTATTTAGCCTCGAGGAAAGCagagaaagaggaagagaaaaGAGCAAGGGAGAAAGTTCGTCAGAAACTTGAAGCTGATAAGGTTTCCGTTGCCACATCGAAGAAATATTTCTGTTACTCAATGTGTATGAGACAAGGTTATGCATGATCAGTTGCTATCATATTGTTTTTGGTTAGTGTCGTGGGATAGAAGATCCGGATATAAAAGGGACAGAAGCCTTGGTTAGAAGGATATTGGAACAGTTTTGAAGTGGGTTTCTgtcatttcaaaacaaaaaagacagtTGGACATGTTCCCTGTCCCCTCTGTCCTAGCTATCCTCGTCTCATAATGGTATTGTCTTTGCCAGACTTTGAAAAGGaggaaggaaaaaggaaaggaaagaaagacaTAAAATTATAGGTATATCGTAATTAGAAGCGGAATAGGGACACCTGGTAATTAAGTTCGTCTGCTATGTGAGAAAGCAAGTGATGATCCCTGAATAGTTAAGAGAATTCCAGGTTTATTAGCATTGATTTAAGAAGTCATCCCTTTGGATTAGTATTGTAAACTGTCATGAAGAATGTTGCATCATCTATCTTATGattcattttgatcctcattgtaTAGATTCGGTCCAGAATTAAGCTGTTCTCCTGACTCGTGAACATTTTCTTGTTATTGGGCATTGAAAGCTTTCTGCTTTTCTTCACAGAACGAACGAAGGCGGATGCTTGGATTGCCATCAGTAAGCCACACAGCTACAAAACTTTCTAGACCTTCCACAGATGATAAAAAGGTGTGGTGTTAGGATCTTTAAGTGGCATTTGATTACTATCTTGAGAAAGAAGACACAAGGATAACGGAGACAGAGCGGACATGTCCCGCTGTACCtcttgttttaaaagaaaatctggTACATATATAGTCTCCTCATGATAACATTTAAATTGCAGAACTATGTCAGCGTTGCCTCTGTCTCAAAAGTAGAGCAGTTAAGAGAATGTTTACGGTCTCTCAAGCGCAGTCACAAGGTAAATGACTTCTGTTCTTTAACGTACACATACATGGTAAAAAGGCAAAAGAGATGCCAATCCTAGATTTTAATCAAGGTCTTTGTGTTTGGTTCACAGGACTgaacttcttttttcttggtgTAGGATGACGATGTCAGAGTCAAAAGGGCCTTTCAAACTCTTCTTGTATATGTTGGGAATGTTGCACAGAATCCTGACAAGGAAAAATTCAGGAAAATTCGCATTGGTAATCCATTATTCCAGGTC
Protein-coding sequences here:
- the LOC133691696 gene encoding uncharacterized protein LOC133691696 isoform X2 encodes the protein MESLQELSVLEANKRLLKELEDMGFPRIQAAKALHCSGNTDIEAAINWIVDHENEPSIDPMPLIAVNIDIDSPQPIQTTEEMQIKAQELRNQARKEKEDEEKRLEREREKERIRAGKEIHEAKRIAEDNERKRYLASRKAEKEEEKRAREKVRQKLEADKNERRRMLGLPSVSHTATKLSRPSTDDKKNYVSVASVSKVEQLRECLRSLKRSHKDDDVRVKRAFQTLLVYVGNVAQNPDKEKFRKIRIE